One Halobaculum sp. CBA1158 DNA segment encodes these proteins:
- a CDS encoding DCC1-like thiol-disulfide oxidoreductase family protein produces the protein MSVPRLVYDDDCGFCTFCVSHALELGEFEPVGFSELDENDDLRARLPDDYEECMHLVTDRAVYSCGEALEQVAKRTGAAGWWLTAAARGLPRYPEARETLYRWAADRRALWGKLARSESLSKR, from the coding sequence ATGTCGGTTCCGCGTCTCGTGTACGACGACGACTGCGGCTTCTGTACGTTCTGCGTCTCGCACGCGCTGGAGTTGGGCGAGTTCGAGCCGGTCGGCTTCTCCGAGTTGGACGAGAACGACGACCTTCGCGCGCGACTCCCCGACGATTACGAGGAGTGTATGCACCTCGTCACCGACCGCGCGGTGTACTCCTGCGGCGAGGCGCTCGAACAGGTCGCCAAGCGCACCGGCGCGGCGGGATGGTGGCTCACCGCCGCCGCGCGGGGCCTGCCGAGGTACCCCGAGGCCCGCGAGACGCTCTACCGCTGGGCGGCCGACCGCCGGGCGCTGTGGGGGAAGCTCGCGCGGAGCGAGTCGCTGTCGAAGCGGTGA